The following proteins are encoded in a genomic region of Dioscorea cayenensis subsp. rotundata cultivar TDr96_F1 chromosome 8, TDr96_F1_v2_PseudoChromosome.rev07_lg8_w22 25.fasta, whole genome shotgun sequence:
- the LOC120267594 gene encoding cinnamyl alcohol dehydrogenase 2-like — translation MGSVAAEKTVKGWAAHDASGVLSPYTYQLRETGPEDVLIRVLYCGICHTDIHQTKNHLGMSNYPMVPGHEVVGEVVEIGPSVSKHRVGDKVGVGIIVGCCRSCSPCKANIEQYCNKRIWTYNDVYTDGQPTQGGFASHMIVDQKFVVKIPEGMAPEQAAPLLCAGVTVYSPLAHFGLKEPGLRGGVLGLGGVGHMGVKIAKAMGHHVTVISSSGKKKAEAMDHLGADSYLISSNESDMSTAVDSLDYIIDTIPAHHALEPYLPLLKVNGKLILMGVINQPLQFLTPMVMLGRKTITGTFIGSMDETQEMLEFCAEKGLTSTIEIVKMDYVNEAIERLERNDVRYRFVVDVAASNL, via the exons atggGAAGCGTAGCGGCGGAGAAGACAGTGAAAGGGTGGGCGGCGCATGACGCCTCCGGCGTCCTCTCTCCTTATACTTATCAATTAAG GGAGACTGGTCCAGAGGATGTGTTGATCAGAGTGCTTTACTGTGGCATATGCCACACTGACATCCACCAGACAAAGAACCACCTTGGGATGTCCAATTATCCTATGGTTCCCGG gcatGAGGTGGTAGGAGAGGTGGTGGAAATAGGGCCAAGTGTGAGCAAGCATAGGGTTGGGGACAAAGTTGGGGTGGGCATCATTGTTGGATGTTGCCGGAGTTGCAGTCCTTGCAAAGCTAATATTGAACAATACTGCAACAAGCGCATTTGGACTTATAATGATGTGTACACTGATGGACAACCCACTCAAGGTGGTTTTGCTTCCCACATGATTGTTGATCAAAA GTTTGTGGTTAAAATCCCAGAAGGCATGGCGCCAGAGCAAGCCGCGCCGCTACTCTGCGCCGGCGTGACCGTTTACAGCCCATTAGCTCACTTCGGCTTGAAGGAGCCGGGTCTCCGCGGCGGCGTTCTTGGGCTGGGCGGCGTGGGCCACATGGGCGTTAAGATCGCCAAAGCCATGGGCCATCACGTGACCGTCATCAGCTCTTCTGGCAAAAAGAAAGCCGAAGCCATGGACCATCTCGGCGCCGACTCTTACCTCATCAGCTCCAATGAGTCCGACATGTCCACCGCCGTTGATTCACTTGACTACATCATTGACACCATCCCTGCCCATCATGCTTTGGAGCCATACCTCCCACTTCTCAAGGTCAATGGAAAGCTCATTCTTATGGGGGTTATCAATCAGCCCTTGCAATTCCTCACTCCCATGGTCATGCTAG GGAGGAAAACAATTACAGGAACGTTCATAGGGAGCATGGATGAGACACAAGAGATGCTGGAGTTTTGTGCTGAGAAAGGGTTGACATCTACGATTGAGATTGTTAAGATGGATTATGTTAATGAAGCAATTGAACGGCTTGAACGCAATGATGTTCGCTATCGCTTTGTGGTTGATGTGGCTGCTAGCAACCTTTGA